A genome region from Microbacterium sp. CGR2 includes the following:
- a CDS encoding RluA family pseudouridine synthase, which produces MESRSLPVPDGLDGARVDAALAKMLGFSRTFAADVATDGGVRLDGVTLDKSDRLRAGGWLEVEWQPKEGPRIVPIAVPELGIVYDDDDIVVVDKPSGVAAHPSIGWEGPTVVGALAAAGFRVSTSGAAERQGVVHRLDVGTSGLMVVAKSEAAYTALKRAFKERTVEKIYHAVVQGHPDPLVGTIDAPIGRHPSHSWKFAVVPDGKPSVTHYETLEAFPGASLLEIHLETGRTHQIRVHMAAHRHPCVGDPLYGADPTMSARLGLTRQWLHAHRLAFSHPATGEWVQFESPYPDDFRHALDVLRGE; this is translated from the coding sequence GTGGAGTCTCGATCGCTGCCCGTCCCCGACGGTCTGGACGGTGCGCGCGTCGACGCGGCGCTGGCGAAGATGCTCGGGTTCTCGCGGACGTTCGCGGCTGACGTGGCGACAGACGGCGGCGTGCGGCTTGACGGAGTGACACTCGACAAGTCGGACCGGCTCCGCGCCGGCGGATGGCTCGAAGTCGAGTGGCAGCCGAAGGAAGGACCGCGGATCGTTCCGATAGCGGTTCCCGAGCTCGGCATCGTGTACGACGATGACGACATCGTCGTCGTCGACAAGCCCTCAGGTGTTGCTGCCCACCCGTCGATCGGGTGGGAGGGTCCGACCGTCGTCGGGGCTCTCGCCGCCGCCGGTTTCCGCGTCTCCACCAGCGGTGCCGCGGAACGGCAAGGCGTCGTGCATCGCCTCGACGTCGGCACGAGCGGCCTCATGGTGGTCGCCAAATCCGAGGCCGCATACACCGCACTGAAGCGCGCGTTCAAAGAGCGCACGGTCGAGAAGATCTACCATGCGGTGGTGCAGGGGCACCCGGATCCGTTGGTCGGCACGATCGATGCACCGATCGGTCGCCACCCGAGCCATTCGTGGAAGTTCGCCGTCGTTCCCGACGGAAAGCCCTCGGTCACGCACTACGAGACGCTCGAGGCTTTTCCCGGAGCGTCCCTGCTGGAGATTCATCTGGAAACAGGGAGGACGCATCAGATCCGCGTCCACATGGCGGCACACCGGCATCCGTGCGTCGGCGATCCGCTCTACGGCGCCGACCCGACGATGTCCGCGCGTCTCGGGCTCACCCGGCAGTGGCTGCATGCGCACCGGTTGGCGTTCTCGCACCCCGCAACGGGAGAGTGGGTGCAGTTCGAATCGCCATACCCGGACGACTTCCGGCACGCATTGGACGTGCTGCGCGGCGAATGA
- a CDS encoding GNAT family N-acetyltransferase — protein sequence MSIEVRPATAFADVATLVGPKKPTSNVCFCLSYRIGNKENVALRGADRANRVRELCDHDPPPGVIAYLDGEPVGWAALHPRRDTSFARNRLIPHIDDLDVWSLWCFRVRPGFRKQGISHALIDGAVAYARERGAPAIEGYPVDNEGKSVNLTMAYVGTRRLFASAGFEKAADTGSVLDGFPRVLMRLDLR from the coding sequence ATGAGCATCGAGGTGCGTCCGGCCACCGCGTTCGCCGACGTCGCGACGTTGGTGGGGCCGAAGAAGCCGACGTCGAATGTCTGCTTCTGTCTGAGCTACCGCATCGGGAACAAGGAGAACGTAGCCCTGCGAGGCGCGGACCGCGCCAACCGCGTACGCGAACTCTGCGATCATGACCCGCCACCGGGGGTCATCGCCTACTTGGACGGAGAGCCGGTCGGATGGGCGGCGTTGCATCCGCGACGAGATACGAGCTTCGCGCGGAATCGTCTGATTCCGCATATCGACGACCTCGACGTGTGGTCGCTGTGGTGCTTCCGTGTGCGCCCCGGATTCCGTAAGCAAGGCATATCGCACGCCCTCATCGACGGCGCCGTCGCGTACGCACGTGAGCGCGGTGCACCGGCGATCGAGGGATACCCGGTCGACAACGAGGGGAAGAGCGTGAACCTCACGATGGCGTACGTGGGGACGAGGCGCCTCTTCGCGTCGGCCGGATTCGAGAAGGCTGCGGATACGGGTTCTGTGCTCGACGGCTTCCCGCGCGTGTTGATGCGTCTCGATCTCCGGTGA
- a CDS encoding RNA polymerase sigma factor, which translates to MSTDSEIIQRSIEEPGAFSAIFERHVRPVGGYIRRRIGADAVDDVLSETFLVAFRRRAAFDARWDSARPWLLGIATKVVKSHRTAEARQWRAFEASASADSVTAEQPHSASDSRLDADAALRALAPRIASLAARDRDTLLLHAWGDLTYEQIAEALDVPVGTVRSRLNRVRRKLAPPGSHSAARLTWMSKEESDAAYGTTA; encoded by the coding sequence GTGAGCACGGACAGCGAGATCATCCAGAGGTCGATCGAAGAGCCCGGAGCCTTCTCCGCGATCTTCGAACGCCACGTCCGCCCCGTCGGCGGCTACATCCGGCGACGGATCGGAGCGGATGCGGTCGACGACGTCCTCAGCGAGACATTCCTCGTCGCCTTCCGTCGCCGGGCCGCATTCGACGCCAGGTGGGATTCGGCCCGACCGTGGCTGCTGGGTATCGCCACGAAGGTGGTCAAGAGCCATCGGACGGCAGAGGCGCGGCAATGGCGGGCGTTCGAGGCGTCGGCGTCGGCGGATTCCGTGACTGCCGAGCAGCCGCACTCCGCATCCGATTCGCGCCTGGATGCCGACGCCGCGCTTCGCGCACTGGCACCGAGGATCGCCTCGCTGGCGGCACGGGACAGAGACACCCTTCTGCTGCATGCGTGGGGCGATCTCACCTACGAACAGATCGCTGAGGCCCTCGATGTGCCTGTCGGGACAGTGAGATCCCGACTGAATCGCGTCCGAAGAAAGCTCGCACCTCCCGGTTCGCATTCTGCGGCCCGGCTGACCTGGATGTCGAAGGAGGAGAGCGATGCCGCTTATGGAACGACTGCGTGA
- the nrdR gene encoding transcriptional regulator NrdR: MHCPFCRHPDSRVIDSRTSDDGLSIRRRRQCPECGGRFTTTETASLNVIKRSGVMEPFSREKVISGVRKACQGRPVTEADLAILAQRVEEAVRQTGVSQLDTNEIGLAILGPLRELDEVAFLRFASVYQAFDSLEDFEVAITDLRADHAGAGPAER; encoded by the coding sequence ATGCACTGCCCCTTCTGTCGTCATCCCGATTCGCGCGTCATCGATTCCCGGACCAGCGACGACGGACTCTCCATCAGGCGTCGACGTCAGTGTCCCGAATGCGGTGGTCGCTTCACCACGACCGAGACGGCGAGCCTCAACGTGATCAAGCGCTCCGGCGTGATGGAGCCGTTCAGTCGGGAGAAGGTCATCTCGGGGGTGCGCAAGGCATGCCAGGGCCGGCCGGTCACCGAAGCCGACCTCGCGATACTCGCCCAGCGGGTCGAAGAGGCTGTTCGCCAGACCGGCGTCTCGCAGCTCGACACGAACGAGATCGGCCTCGCCATCCTCGGCCCCCTGCGTGAGCTCGACGAAGTCGCATTCCTGCGCTTCGCCAGCGTCTATCAGGCATTCGATTCGCTCGAGGACTTCGAAGTCGCCATCACTGACCTCCGCGCGGATCACGCGGGAGCGGGGCCGGCGGAGCGGTAA
- the dnaE gene encoding DNA polymerase III subunit alpha yields the protein MASDSFAHLHVHSEYSMLDGAAKINSMTQAAADYGMPAIAVTDHGNTFAAFEFYKAANAAGVKPIIGLEAYVTPGTHRSDKSRVQWGSPDQKSDDVSGSGAYTHMTMWSETTQGMHNLFRLSSRSSMEGYYFKPRMDRELLQTYSKGLIATTGCPSGEIQTRLRLGQYDAARAAAAEFQDLFGRENYFAEIMDHGLSIERRVMTDLLRLAKDLNIPLVGTNDSHYTHQHEADAHEALLCVQSGSTLDDPNRFKFDGDGYYIKTAAEMRQLFRDHPEACDNTLLIAERCEVEFNTAANYMPRFPVPDGETEDSWLVKEVEVGLQYRYPSGIPDKVRKQAEYETGIILQMGFPGYFLVVADFINWAKDNGIRVGPGRGSGAGSMVAYAMRITDLDPLEHGLIFERFLNPDRVSMPDFDVDFDDRRRGEVIEYVTKKYGSERVAQIVTYGTIKSKQALKDAGRVLGFPFSMGERLTKAMPQPVMGKDMPLDGMFDSAHPRFKEASEFRALIETDPEAKTVFDRALGLEGLKRQWGVHAAGVIMSSEPLLDIIPIMRREQDGQIVTQFDYPSCESLGLIKMDFLGLRNLTIISDALDNIRMNRGEELDLEHLALDDRGAYDLLGRGESLGVFQLDGGPMRSLMRLMKPDNFGDISALIALYRPGPMGANSHTNYALRKNGSQPITPIHPEFTESLADILDESYGLIIYQEQVMAIAQRVAGFSLGQADILRRAMGKKKKSELDKQFAGFQAGMHANGYSDGAVNALWEILLPFSDYAFNKAHSAAYGVVSYWTAYLKAHYPAEYMAALLTSVGDSKDKMALYLNECRRMGIKVLPPDVSESINYFAAVGDDIRFGLGAVRNVGSNVVDGIVQARKDGRFDSFHNFLDKVPLHVANKRTVESLIKAGAFDSMGDSRRSLMEVHEDAVEAAVDRKRNEAQGAIGFDFDSLYDGTEEVAPAKVPARPEWIKKDKLAFEREMLGLYVSDHPLAGLEVPLAKHASISIHDLNNSEDLQDGDQVTVAGLVTSVQHRVAKASGNPYGMITVEDFNGEVTVMFMGKTYIEFQHILQQDSILAVRGRVSRRDDGLNLHAQSAFAPDVGSFDAAGPLSLVLAEQRATQRVMEELAEVLRRHNGDTEVMLRVHRGGTAKVFEVPMPVKVSADLFGDLKSLLGPACLG from the coding sequence ATGGCATCCGACTCCTTCGCCCACCTGCACGTGCACAGCGAATACTCGATGCTCGACGGTGCGGCGAAGATCAATTCGATGACGCAGGCGGCCGCCGACTACGGCATGCCGGCCATCGCCGTCACCGATCACGGCAACACTTTCGCCGCTTTCGAGTTCTACAAGGCTGCCAACGCCGCGGGTGTCAAGCCGATCATCGGCCTCGAGGCTTACGTCACACCGGGAACCCACCGCAGCGACAAGTCGCGCGTGCAGTGGGGCTCGCCCGACCAGAAGAGCGACGACGTCTCCGGTTCCGGTGCCTACACCCACATGACGATGTGGAGTGAGACCACCCAAGGGATGCACAATCTCTTCCGGCTCAGCTCCCGGTCGAGCATGGAGGGCTACTACTTCAAGCCGCGCATGGACCGCGAACTCCTGCAGACCTACAGCAAGGGCCTGATCGCGACCACGGGGTGCCCGTCGGGCGAGATTCAGACCCGCCTGCGACTGGGCCAGTACGACGCCGCCAGGGCTGCGGCCGCCGAGTTCCAAGATCTGTTCGGCAGAGAGAACTACTTCGCCGAGATCATGGACCACGGCCTGTCCATCGAGCGGCGGGTGATGACCGATCTTCTGCGCCTCGCGAAAGATCTGAACATCCCGCTCGTCGGCACGAACGACTCGCACTACACCCACCAGCATGAGGCCGACGCGCACGAGGCGCTGCTGTGCGTGCAGTCCGGCTCGACGCTCGACGACCCCAACCGCTTCAAGTTCGACGGCGACGGCTACTACATCAAGACCGCCGCCGAGATGCGACAGCTGTTCCGCGACCACCCCGAGGCGTGCGACAACACGCTGCTGATCGCCGAGCGGTGCGAGGTCGAGTTCAACACCGCCGCGAACTACATGCCGCGCTTCCCCGTGCCCGACGGCGAGACCGAAGACAGCTGGCTCGTCAAAGAGGTCGAGGTGGGCCTGCAATACCGCTACCCCAGTGGCATCCCCGACAAGGTGCGCAAGCAGGCGGAGTACGAGACCGGCATCATCCTCCAGATGGGATTCCCCGGCTACTTCCTGGTCGTCGCCGACTTCATCAACTGGGCCAAGGACAACGGGATCCGCGTCGGTCCCGGCCGTGGTTCGGGCGCCGGATCGATGGTCGCCTACGCCATGCGCATCACCGATCTCGACCCGCTCGAGCACGGCCTCATCTTCGAGCGCTTCCTCAACCCCGACCGTGTCTCCATGCCCGACTTCGACGTCGACTTCGATGATCGTCGCCGTGGCGAGGTGATCGAGTACGTCACCAAGAAGTACGGCTCCGAGCGTGTCGCGCAGATCGTCACCTACGGCACGATCAAGTCGAAGCAGGCGCTCAAGGATGCCGGCCGCGTGCTCGGCTTCCCGTTCAGCATGGGGGAGCGCCTCACCAAGGCCATGCCGCAGCCCGTCATGGGCAAAGACATGCCGCTGGACGGCATGTTCGACTCGGCGCATCCCCGCTTCAAAGAGGCGAGCGAGTTCCGCGCGCTGATCGAAACGGATCCCGAGGCCAAGACGGTGTTCGACCGGGCCCTGGGGCTCGAAGGGCTGAAGCGGCAGTGGGGTGTGCACGCGGCCGGTGTCATCATGTCGTCAGAACCGCTGCTCGACATCATCCCGATCATGCGCCGTGAACAAGACGGCCAGATCGTCACGCAGTTCGACTACCCGTCGTGCGAGTCGCTCGGGCTCATCAAGATGGACTTCCTCGGGCTGCGCAACCTCACGATCATCTCCGATGCGCTCGACAACATCCGGATGAACCGTGGTGAAGAGCTCGACCTCGAACACCTCGCGCTCGACGACCGCGGAGCGTACGATCTGCTCGGCCGCGGCGAATCCCTCGGAGTGTTCCAGCTCGACGGCGGCCCGATGCGCTCGCTGATGCGCCTCATGAAGCCCGACAATTTCGGCGACATCTCGGCCCTCATCGCTCTTTACCGCCCCGGTCCGATGGGCGCCAACTCCCACACGAACTACGCGCTCCGCAAGAACGGCTCCCAGCCGATCACGCCGATCCATCCGGAGTTCACCGAGTCGCTCGCAGACATCCTCGATGAGTCCTACGGCCTGATCATCTATCAGGAGCAGGTGATGGCGATTGCGCAACGGGTGGCCGGGTTCTCGCTCGGACAAGCCGACATCCTCCGTCGTGCGATGGGAAAGAAGAAGAAGTCCGAGCTCGACAAGCAATTCGCAGGGTTCCAAGCGGGTATGCACGCAAACGGCTACTCCGACGGCGCCGTGAACGCGCTCTGGGAGATCCTGCTGCCGTTCTCCGACTACGCCTTCAACAAGGCCCACTCGGCCGCATATGGTGTCGTCTCGTACTGGACCGCATACCTCAAAGCGCACTATCCCGCTGAGTACATGGCCGCTCTGCTCACCAGCGTCGGCGACTCGAAAGACAAGATGGCGCTGTACCTGAATGAGTGCCGCCGCATGGGGATCAAGGTGCTCCCGCCTGACGTCTCCGAGTCGATCAACTACTTCGCCGCCGTCGGGGATGACATCCGCTTCGGCCTCGGAGCCGTTCGCAACGTGGGCAGCAACGTCGTCGACGGCATCGTGCAGGCCCGGAAGGACGGACGATTCGACTCGTTCCACAACTTCCTCGACAAGGTGCCGCTTCACGTCGCCAACAAGCGCACGGTCGAATCGCTGATCAAGGCCGGAGCCTTCGACTCGATGGGGGACTCCCGCCGGTCCCTCATGGAGGTCCACGAAGATGCCGTGGAGGCGGCAGTCGACCGCAAGCGCAACGAAGCCCAGGGCGCGATCGGATTTGACTTCGACAGCCTCTACGACGGCACGGAAGAGGTGGCGCCCGCCAAGGTGCCGGCGCGACCCGAATGGATCAAGAAGGACAAACTCGCATTCGAACGAGAGATGCTCGGCCTCTACGTGTCCGACCACCCGCTCGCCGGCCTCGAGGTTCCGCTCGCCAAGCACGCGTCGATCTCGATCCATGACCTCAACAACTCCGAAGACCTGCAGGACGGTGATCAGGTGACGGTCGCCGGTCTGGTCACCAGCGTGCAGCACCGGGTGGCGAAGGCCAGCGGCAACCCTTACGGCATGATCACCGTCGAGGACTTCAACGGCGAGGTCACCGTGATGTTCATGGGCAAGACCTACATCGAGTTCCAGCACATCCTGCAACAGGACTCGATTCTGGCGGTGCGTGGCCGGGTCTCGAGACGTGACGACGGGTTGAATCTCCATGCCCAATCGGCGTTCGCGCCCGATGTCGGGTCCTTCGACGCTGCTGGCCCGCTCTCTCTGGTCTTGGCGGAACAGCGTGCGACCCAGCGTGTGATGGAAGAGCTCGCCGAGGTGCTGCGCCGACACAATGGCGACACGGAAGTGATGCTCCGCGTGCACCGCGGCGGTACAGCGAAGGTGTTCGAAGTGCCGATGCCGGTCAAGGTGTCGGCAGACCTCTTCGGAGACCTGAAGAGTCTGCTCGGCCCGGCCTGTTTGGGCTGA
- a CDS encoding quinone-dependent dihydroorotate dehydrogenase — translation MYPLLFRAVLSRFDPEFAHHAGMAVIRVLGVPPFAQATRAMTRPDPSLRVEALGLTFPSPFGIAAGFDKNAIGVRGLAALGFGHVEVGTVTAVPQEGNPKPRLFRLIADRAVINRMGFNNEGADAAARRLAKLRRGAPDTIIGVNIGKSRVVEVENATEDYVASATRLAPLADYLAVNVSSPNTPGLRGLQAVETLAPLLRAVREASGATPLLVKIAPDLPDDEIAAIARMAVAEGLAGIIAHNTTISRDGLRTDTAVVEAAGAGGLSGAPLKERSLEVLRLVRESVPAEFCVIAVGGVETPADVQERLDAGATLVQGYTAFLYRGPLWGREINRGLVRRGTDRA, via the coding sequence ATGTATCCGCTGCTCTTCCGCGCTGTTCTGTCGCGCTTCGACCCCGAGTTCGCCCACCACGCAGGCATGGCGGTGATCCGCGTTCTCGGTGTCCCGCCGTTCGCGCAGGCGACCCGTGCGATGACGCGGCCCGATCCATCGCTCCGCGTGGAGGCGCTGGGGCTGACGTTCCCGTCGCCCTTCGGCATCGCAGCCGGGTTCGACAAGAACGCCATCGGAGTGCGCGGTCTTGCGGCATTGGGCTTCGGGCACGTCGAGGTGGGCACGGTCACGGCCGTGCCGCAGGAGGGGAATCCCAAGCCGCGCCTCTTCCGGCTGATCGCGGACCGAGCCGTCATCAATCGGATGGGGTTCAACAACGAAGGGGCGGATGCGGCGGCGCGCCGTCTCGCCAAGCTTCGCCGCGGTGCGCCGGACACCATCATCGGTGTGAACATCGGCAAGAGCCGCGTGGTGGAGGTGGAGAATGCCACCGAAGACTATGTGGCCTCCGCTACGAGGCTGGCCCCGCTCGCTGACTACCTGGCTGTGAACGTCTCGTCTCCGAATACGCCGGGGCTGCGTGGGCTTCAGGCTGTCGAGACGCTCGCGCCGCTCCTGAGAGCCGTTCGGGAAGCATCCGGTGCCACGCCGCTGTTGGTGAAGATCGCGCCCGACCTGCCCGACGATGAGATCGCGGCGATCGCGCGGATGGCCGTGGCGGAGGGACTGGCGGGCATCATCGCCCACAACACCACGATCAGCCGGGACGGACTCCGCACCGATACGGCGGTGGTCGAAGCTGCCGGGGCAGGCGGGCTCAGCGGTGCGCCGCTGAAGGAACGCTCGCTCGAGGTTCTGCGTCTGGTGCGCGAGAGCGTGCCTGCCGAGTTCTGCGTCATCGCCGTCGGGGGAGTCGAGACTCCCGCCGATGTGCAGGAGCGCCTGGACGCGGGTGCCACGTTGGTCCAGGGCTACACGGCGTTCCTCTACCGCGGACCGCTCTGGGGCCGCGAGATCAACCGCGGGTTGGTCAGGCGGGGTACTGACCGCGCTTGA
- the lspA gene encoding signal peptidase II: protein MSGRRSLRRSAAGAIVAILAAIVLAADQFVKHLTITNLPYQEAVPVLGDFLQLYYVRNPGAAFSLGSEVTWIFTIALAVVAVVIVWKALGLRSRLWAVVLGCLLGGVLGNLTDRLFRDPGFPVGHVVDMISMPWMMPAIFNVADIFIVTGMISVALLVVFGLRFDGTRDRDHVVVENDADAEALAAASAHSQEPPAEDVTPTSDGR from the coding sequence TTGTCAGGACGCCGTTCCCTTCGTCGGTCGGCGGCCGGTGCGATCGTTGCGATTCTCGCAGCGATCGTGCTGGCCGCCGATCAGTTTGTGAAGCATCTCACCATCACGAACCTCCCGTACCAGGAGGCGGTGCCGGTGCTCGGTGACTTCCTCCAGCTGTACTACGTGCGCAATCCCGGCGCGGCCTTCTCGCTCGGGTCCGAGGTCACCTGGATCTTCACGATCGCCCTGGCCGTCGTCGCCGTCGTCATCGTCTGGAAGGCGCTCGGGCTGCGCTCGCGCCTCTGGGCCGTCGTCCTCGGGTGCCTGCTGGGCGGCGTGCTCGGGAACCTCACCGACCGTCTGTTCCGCGATCCCGGGTTCCCCGTCGGCCACGTGGTCGACATGATCTCGATGCCGTGGATGATGCCCGCGATCTTCAACGTCGCCGACATCTTCATCGTGACGGGCATGATCTCGGTCGCACTTCTCGTGGTGTTCGGGCTGCGCTTCGACGGCACGCGCGATCGCGACCACGTCGTCGTCGAGAACGATGCGGATGCGGAGGCTCTCGCCGCGGCATCCGCACACAGCCAGGAGCCCCCCGCCGAAGACGTGACGCCGACGTCCGACGGGCGCTGA
- the hisD gene encoding histidinol dehydrogenase has translation MRTIDLRGQQLSSADMLAAVPRAAQARAEALEAATRIVDEVRERGEAALREQAERFDGVSGHAVRVPESHIVEALAALTADVRVALEEAIRRVRIASAAQVPPPQTTDIGEGARITQRWQRVHRVGVYIPGGKAVYPSSVIMNVVPAQVAGVEQIALASPPQADQNGRIHPTILAAAGLLGVTEVYAMGGAGAIGAFAHGVSAIGLDPVDVVSGPGNNYVASAKRAVAGVVGTDSEAGATEILVVADASADPRLIAADLVSQAEHDEQASAVLVTDAAQLAALVAVEVERLAGATRHSERVAAALSGPQSAIVLVDDRSMATAFSNAYAPEHLELHLEDARDAASAFTSAGAVFVGAQTPVSLGDYMAGSNHVLPTGGQARYAPGLGAYTFLRPQQVIEYDHAALAKVREGVVALANAEALPAHGEAIEARFTA, from the coding sequence ATGCGCACGATCGATCTGCGAGGGCAGCAGCTCTCGTCGGCTGACATGCTCGCTGCGGTGCCGCGAGCGGCCCAGGCGCGCGCGGAAGCATTGGAGGCGGCCACCCGCATCGTCGATGAGGTGCGCGAGCGTGGTGAGGCCGCACTCCGGGAACAGGCAGAGCGATTCGACGGTGTGTCCGGCCACGCGGTGCGCGTGCCGGAGTCGCACATCGTGGAAGCCCTCGCCGCATTGACCGCGGACGTGCGAGTCGCCCTCGAAGAAGCGATCCGTCGCGTGCGTATCGCTTCGGCCGCTCAGGTGCCCCCGCCGCAGACGACCGACATCGGTGAGGGAGCGCGAATCACACAGCGCTGGCAGCGTGTGCACCGCGTCGGGGTCTACATCCCCGGCGGCAAAGCGGTGTACCCGTCAAGCGTCATCATGAACGTCGTGCCGGCGCAGGTGGCCGGCGTCGAACAGATCGCCCTGGCTTCGCCGCCGCAGGCCGACCAGAACGGTCGAATCCACCCGACGATTCTCGCGGCGGCCGGGCTGCTCGGGGTGACGGAGGTCTACGCGATGGGTGGGGCGGGCGCGATCGGAGCGTTCGCTCACGGTGTCTCGGCGATCGGTCTCGACCCCGTCGACGTCGTCTCCGGCCCGGGCAACAACTACGTCGCGTCCGCGAAGCGTGCGGTCGCCGGCGTCGTGGGCACAGACTCCGAGGCCGGTGCCACCGAGATCCTCGTCGTCGCTGATGCGTCGGCAGACCCTCGACTGATCGCCGCAGACCTCGTCAGCCAGGCGGAGCACGACGAACAGGCATCCGCCGTGCTGGTCACCGACGCCGCGCAGCTCGCAGCTCTGGTCGCTGTCGAGGTCGAGCGGCTCGCCGGCGCCACGCGGCACAGCGAGCGAGTCGCCGCCGCTCTGAGCGGACCCCAGTCCGCGATCGTTCTGGTCGACGACCGCTCGATGGCGACCGCGTTCAGCAACGCCTATGCGCCGGAACACCTCGAACTGCACCTCGAAGATGCACGCGACGCGGCATCCGCCTTCACGAGTGCGGGCGCTGTCTTCGTCGGTGCGCAGACTCCGGTCAGCCTCGGAGACTACATGGCCGGGAGCAACCACGTGCTGCCGACCGGGGGACAAGCGCGGTACGCGCCGGGGCTCGGTGCCTACACGTTCCTGCGCCCCCAGCAGGTCATCGAATACGACCACGCGGCTCTCGCGAAGGTTCGTGAGGGCGTCGTCGCGCTCGCGAACGCCGAGGCGCTTCCCGCTCACGGTGAAGCGATCGAAGCGCGCTTCACGGCGTAG